A region from the Nevskiales bacterium genome encodes:
- a CDS encoding lectin-like protein, which yields MPGPLTRRLLAMLVLVLPVAPAFAVTPCASKAPGNYTETWTQNSSVGPIQRSWIVHIPPGYNGTRTFSTILNFHGNTSSASGQEGWSKMSQKADAAGFIVVYPEGYKNSWNVGRDCCGEALANNIDDVGFTRHIVQHLKDNYCVDPQRIYVTGMSAGAGMAAKLGCQAADLFAGVSVVSGAFISPPCEPSRPIAELQFWGTSDPYVSSTDAYNTRDTYLAVNQCGSTPTRTYTNNKATCDTYNGCSNGVQVTFCKIEGMGHCWPGNSCTAILQPGTGDIFANDEMWDFFQQFTLTSSNTCPQGFTDLDGNPANGCEHALPAGCSKAGVRNGKRYYLCGWKSWSQAKSSCEALGGYRLVKIEDAAENAWVSNLRGTMLSWIGANDIAVEGQWRWTDDSAVSYAPWASGQPNNYNNQDCGHYYQDNVGQWGDEACGKSLRYVCEQN from the coding sequence ATGCCGGGTCCGCTGACGAGGCGTCTGCTGGCCATGCTGGTTCTGGTGCTGCCCGTCGCCCCGGCGTTCGCGGTCACGCCCTGCGCGTCCAAGGCCCCGGGCAATTACACCGAGACCTGGACCCAGAACAGTTCGGTGGGGCCGATCCAGCGCAGCTGGATCGTGCACATTCCACCGGGCTACAACGGCACCCGGACGTTCTCGACCATCCTGAATTTTCACGGCAACACCTCCTCGGCCAGCGGCCAGGAAGGCTGGTCGAAGATGAGCCAGAAGGCCGACGCCGCCGGATTCATCGTGGTCTATCCGGAGGGCTACAAGAACTCCTGGAACGTCGGGCGCGACTGCTGTGGCGAGGCCCTCGCCAACAACATCGACGACGTGGGCTTCACCCGGCACATCGTGCAGCACCTCAAGGACAATTACTGCGTCGATCCGCAGCGGATCTACGTGACCGGCATGTCGGCCGGCGCCGGCATGGCCGCCAAGCTGGGCTGCCAGGCGGCCGATCTGTTCGCGGGCGTGTCGGTGGTGTCGGGGGCCTTCATCAGCCCGCCCTGCGAGCCCTCACGCCCGATCGCTGAATTGCAGTTCTGGGGCACCTCCGATCCTTACGTGTCGAGCACCGATGCGTACAACACGCGCGACACCTACCTGGCCGTGAACCAGTGCGGGTCGACGCCGACGCGCACATACACCAACAACAAGGCGACCTGTGATACCTACAACGGCTGCAGCAACGGCGTGCAGGTGACCTTCTGCAAGATCGAGGGCATGGGTCATTGCTGGCCCGGCAACAGCTGCACGGCCATCCTGCAGCCGGGCACCGGCGATATCTTCGCCAACGACGAGATGTGGGACTTCTTCCAGCAGTTCACGCTGACCAGCTCGAACACCTGCCCGCAGGGCTTCACGGATCTCGACGGCAATCCGGCCAATGGCTGCGAACATGCGCTGCCGGCCGGCTGCAGCAAGGCCGGCGTGCGCAACGGCAAGCGCTACTACCTGTGTGGCTGGAAGAGCTGGAGTCAGGCCAAGAGCAGCTGCGAGGCGCTGGGCGGCTACCGGCTGGTCAAGATCGAAGACGCCGCCGAGAACGCCTGGGTGAGCAATCTGCGCGGTACCATGCTGAGCTGGATCGGGGCCAACGACATTGCCGTAGAGGGGCAGTGGCGCTGGACCGACGACAGTGCCGTGAGCTACGCGCCCTGGGCCTCCGGCCAGCCGAACAACTACAACAACCAGGACTGCGGCCACTACTACCAGGACAACGTCGGCCAGTGGGGCGACGAGGCCTGCGGCAAATCGCTGCGCTACGTCTGCGAACAGAACTGA